A single window of Athene noctua chromosome 1, bAthNoc1.hap1.1, whole genome shotgun sequence DNA harbors:
- the YIPF3 gene encoding protein YIPF3 yields the protein MAAPPARGLARARRPPPGTSHPGAQPLPSAAPASAARAGTGTMSAPGAAVAGGSRSGTAADWGGFEDNMQGGGSAVIDMENMDDTSGSSFEDMGEMHQRMKEEEEEEAEGEAGAAEEEDGEFLGMKGLRGQLGRQVADQMWQVGKRQASRAFSLYANIDILRPYFDVEPIQVRARLLESMIPVKMINFPQKIAGELYGPLMLVFTLVAILLHGMKTSDTIIREGTLMGTAIGTCFGYWLGVSSFIYFLAYLCNAQITMVQMLSLLGYGLFGHCITLFVTYNIHFHSLFYIFWLGVGGLSTLRMVAVLVSRTVGHTQRLILCGTLAALHMLFLLYLHFAYHKVVEGILDTLEGPNVPPFQRVARDIPVVSNAVLNTTAKAIALTL from the exons atggcggcgccgcccgcccgtgGCCTCGCGAGAGCGCGACGCCCCCCTCCCGGAACGTCCCATCCGGGTGCGCAGCCGCTGCCGAGCGCAGCCCCAGCCagcgcggcgcgggccgggacGGGCACCATGTCTGCGCcgggggcggcggtggcgggcggCAGCAGGAGCGGCACCGCTGCCGACTGGGGTGGCTTCGAGGACAACATGCAg GGTGGCGGCTCGGCCGTCATAGACATGGAGAACATGGATGACACGTCGGGCTCCAGCTTCGAGGACATGGGGGAGATGCACCAGCGcatgaaggaggaagaggaggaggaggcggagggcgAGGCGGGGGCCGCcgaggaggaggacggggagtTCTTGGGCATGAAGGGGCTGCGGGGGCAGCTGGGCCGGCAGGTGGCTGACCAG ATGTGGCAGGTGGGGAAGAGGCAAGCCTCTAGGGCCTTCAGCCTCTACGCCAACATCGACATCCTCCGGCCTTACTTCGACGTGGAGCCCATCCAAGTGCGAGCCag ACTGCTGGAGTCCATGATTCCTGTGAAGATGATTAATTTCCCACAG AAGATTGCAGGTGAGCTGTATGGACCCCTCATGCTGGTTTTCACACTGGTGGCCATCCTTTTGCATGGGATGAAGACCTCGGACACCATCATC AGGGAAGGCACACTGATGGGCACAGCCATTGGCACCTGCTTCGGTTACTGGTTGGGCGTCTCCTCTTTCATCTATTTCCTGGCATATCTGTGCAATGCCCAAATCACGATGGTTCAGATGCTGTCACTGTTG GGCTACGGTCTTTTCGGACACTGCATCACTCTCTTTGTCACTTATAATATCCACTTCCACTCCCTCTTCTATATCTTCTGGTTGGGTGTTGGTGGACTCTCCACACTACGAATG GTTGCTGTGTTGGTGTCACGTACCGTGGGGCATACCCAGCGGCTCATCCTGTGCGGGACCCTTGCTGCTCTGCACATGCTTTTCCTCCTCTACCTGCACTTTGCTTATCACAAGGTGGTAGAAG GTATCCTGGACACATTGGAAGGACCCAACGTGCCACCTTTTCAGAGAGTTGCCCGAGACATTCCAGTTGTTTCCAATGCTGTATTGAACACAACAGCCAAAGCCATTGCATTGACCCTGTAG